Proteins encoded by one window of Lycium barbarum isolate Lr01 chromosome 11, ASM1917538v2, whole genome shotgun sequence:
- the LOC132619825 gene encoding uncharacterized protein LOC132619825 → MQACHLLLGRPSQFDVDAQHSGRTNKYSFVVKGKKYILNPLTPYQVSEDYRVMRELREKYQREEKEKSERETLLAISGEETSQDGFKKYLLGKPSNCFKGVDERHFMLCLVNKSLLLKANQSTSTFPSSISSLLLEYETLFPEEIPDGLPLLRGIEHQIDFVPGFKIPK, encoded by the coding sequence ATGCAAGCATGCCATTTATTGCTTGGAAGACCTTCGCAATTTGATGTTGATGCCCAACATAGTGGGAGGACTAATAAGTACTCATTTGTGGTCAAAGGGAAGAAGTACATTCTTAACCCACTAACCCCTTACCAAGTGAGTGAGGATTATAGAGTGATGAGGGAGCTTCGGGAGAAGTATCAAAGGGAAGAAAAGGAGAAGAGTGAGAGGGAGACTTTGTTGGCCATAAGTGGAGAGGAAACATCTCAAGATGGTTTCAAGAAATATTTGTTGGGCAAACCAAGTAATTGCTTTAAAGGGGTTGATGAGAGACACTTCATGCTGTGTCTTGTCAACAAGAGCCTTCTCTTAAAAGCTAACCAATCTACTAGCACTTTTCCTAGTAGCATATCTTCTCTTTTGCTTGAATATGAAACATTGTTCCCGGAAGAAATTCCCGATGGCTTACCTCTTTTGAGAGGTATTGAGCACCAAATCGACTTTGTACCGggtttcaaaattcccaaataa